The Glycine soja cultivar W05 chromosome 6, ASM419377v2, whole genome shotgun sequence genome has a window encoding:
- the LOC114417301 gene encoding UPF0481 protein At3g47200-like, protein MAYDGDVVEINIEEMLKGAWAPVITECCIYKVPFSIRRHNEEAYTPKVISIGPFHHGHPRLRDMEEHKIYYSKAFLERSQTTLDSFIGWIDEMEPKFRRCYSHTLEFSKEQLVKIIFVDCAFILELFCRDHDQGLNQDVMCLSIPPLRDSIQYDLLLLENQVPFFVLQSLYNLSFRLLNDDRSLLERTFHFFRHFNRSQLDMGNIQKISHFTDLIRTFHLQDPLPSRIDGKIIKHLPSATELSEAGLRFKVLESESCLLKLDFSGRVLEIPQLVVEDPTETLFRNMVALEQCHYHFQSYITDYVCFLDFLVNTNRDVDILVQERVFINWLGDTDSVAMMINGLMKNITTSNNISSQYFDVSEKLNAFHKNPCRKLISALRRDYCRGPWQTAASIAAIILLILSFVQTVCSILQVIY, encoded by the coding sequence ATGGCATACGACGGTGATGTTGTTGAGATCAATATTGAGGAGATGCTGAAGGGGGCATGGGCACCCGTAATTACTGAGTGTTGCATCTACAAAGTGCCGTTTAGTATCCGAAGACACAACGAAGAAGCCTACACCCCAAAGGTTATTTCTATTGGCCCTTTTCACCACGGCCATCCTCGCCTCCGAGACATGGAGGAACACAAAATCTATTACTCCAAGGCTTTTCTCGAACGATCTCAAACAACTTTGGACAGTTTTATCGGATGGATTGATGAGATGGAGCCCAAGTTTCGTCGCTGTTATTCACACACTCTTGAGTTCAGCAAGGAGCAACTCGTCAAAATAATCTTTGTGGATTGTGCTTTTATACTTGAGCTCTTCTGCAGAGACCATGATCAAGGATTGAACCAGGACGTGATGTGTCTTTCTATCCCTCCTTTGAGGGATAGTATACAGTATGATTTGTTGTTACTTGAGAACCAGGttcctttttttgttcttcAGAGTCTCTATAATCTGTCCTTCCGTTTACTGAATGATGACCGTTCATTACTTGAGCGTACGTTTCACTTTTTTCGACATTTCAATAGATCACAATTAGACATGggaaatattcaaaaaataagcCACTTCACAGATCTGATAAGAACTTTTCACTTGCAAGATCCTCTGCCGTCTAGGATTGatggtaaaataataaaacatcttCCTAGTGCCACTGAGTTATCAGAAGCAGGATTGAGGTTTAAGGTTCTTGAAAGTGAGTCTTGTTTACTAAAGTTAGACTTTTCCGGACGGGTTCTTGAAATCCCGCAGTTGGTAGTGGAAGATCCGACTGAAACTTTGTTTCGCAATATGGTGGCATTGGAGCAGTGTCACTATCATTTCCAATCTTACATTACGGACTACGTTTGTTTTTTAGACTTCCTTGTAAACACCAACAGAGATGTGGATATACTAGTTCAAGAGAGAGTCTTTATTAATTGGCTAGGGGACACTGATTCTGTGGCTATGATGATTAATGGccttatgaaaaatattacgACATCAAATAATATCAGTTCTCAATACTTTGATGTCAGTGAAAAGTTGAATGCTTTTCATAAAAATCCTTGTCGTAAGTTGATATCGGCTCTGAGACGAGATTATTGTAGAGGTCCTTGGCAAACTGCTGCTTCCATTGCTGCAAttattcttctcattctctcttttGTTCAAACAGTTTGTTCTATCTTGCAAGTAATATATTAA
- the LOC114416375 gene encoding O-fucosyltransferase 1-like, producing MISVSWDGTKKPGNGIRRNDIASELFDGDRFMKPFQSFFPQLENHSSVENSKELAENTRGLAGSAVDYMVCLLSDIFMPTYDGPSNFANNLLGHRLYYGFRTTIRPGRKSLAPIFIDRENGRTAGFEETVRKVMLKTNFGEPHKRVSPESFYTNSWPECFCQISAQNPADKCPPNDILNIMNDELQKTETDTNSTIS from the exons ATGATTTCAGTGTCGTGGGATGGTACAAAGAAGCCAGGAAATGGAATCAG AAGAAATGATATAGCTAGTGAATTGTTCGACGGGGATCGATTTATGAAACCATTTCAAAGTTTCTTCCCTCAACTCGAGAATCATTCATCTGTTGAAAACTCTAAAGAGCTTGCTGAAAACACTAGGGGATTGGCAGGTTCTGCTGTGGATTACATGGTTTGTCTTCTTTCTGACATTTTCATGCCAACTTATGATGGCCCAAGCAACTTTGCCAACAATCTCCTTGGACATCGCCTTTACTATGGCTTCCGGACTACTATCAGACCTGGTAGAAAATCTCTTGCCCCTATCTTCATCGATAGGGAGAATGGGCGGACGGCTGGTTTTGAGGAAACTGTTAGGAAAGTCATGCTCAAAACAAACTTTGGAGAACCTCACAAGCGTGTTTCTCCAGAGTCTTTCTATACTAATTCTTGGCCTGAATGCTTCTGCCAAATATCCGCACAGAACCCTGCAGACAAATGTCCCCCAAAtgacattttaaatattatgaacGACGAATTACAGAAAACAGAGACCGACACAAATTCTACAATATCCTGA